The window TCCGATGCTCCCTTCCATGGTTCCGCTTAAATAATCATAGTGGTTCAGTTCCCTGACAAGCTCCTCATCCATGCCCTTCCCATTATCCTCCACACAGACCACCAGATGCTTATCTCCCTTTTTTCTGATGGAAATGGTGATCTCATCCTGCCCTGTATTGCCTGGAAATCCGTGAATGATGGCATTTTCAATCAAAGGCTGGAACAAAAGCTTGTGCATTTTTAAATCCAGAACCTCTTCATCCACATCCATGATGCAGTGAAAGGAAAAGGAAAACCTTTGCTGCTGAAGAAAAATATACTGCTTTAAATATTCCATCTCGCTTCTCACACTGACCACACCATTGCTTTTATGTACGCTGTAACGCAGGATGGTGGCAAGGTTTTTAAGCATTTTACTGATGAGGAACTGTTCATTTTCTATGGCGATCCAGTTGATGGCATCTAAGGTATTGTATAAGAAATGCGGGTTGATCTGAGCTTCCAAAGCCTTTAATTCCGCGTTTTTCTCACGAAGCAGGGCTTCCTTTTCTATCTTTCCCGACTGGTCGATCTTTTGTACCATGTGATTAAAATGCTTTGCGATCTTTCCAAACTCGTCCTGCCAGGTATGCCGGATCTGAACCGTATAATCTCCCTTATAAGCCCTGTCCATGGCAGAGGTTATCTTTTCCACGCAGACCTGTAGAGAGCCTGCAAACTGGATCATAATAAGAACGCTGGTAATGATAATCAGAATGGTAAGCAGGATGATCACTTCAAAGATGTATTTAAAATCCTTCAAAGGCTCCTTGTTATCCCGGATGCTGACCAGCACAAACTGATCTTTCATCACAGGCTTTGTGTAAATGCTGTAAGACTTACTTTTCATGATCTGACGGGCTTCCACAGCCTGACGGATCTTTGCGTCCGTCTGGGAAAACAGCTCCCCTTTGCTGCCATCCAATCCATCAAAAATGCCCGTTCCGATCAAGTCTGCCCTGGTGCTGGAAATGATGTTTCCGCCGCCGTCACAGAGGAAGGAAACATTGACCTCGTTTTCATTTTCCTGGGAATAGGTTTCCCGTATATTGGTCTCGTCAAGGCAGATCAAAATACTTCCAACAGTCCCCTGTCTGTAATTGTTGATATCCGCGATCCGGTGCCCCAGATACAAGATGTTTCTTTTTTTGCCGCCCGCCTCTTCCCGGCTTATGACACCGGAATAAACGGTCCGGGTATTGTGAAAGGTCTCATCAGTCAAATTCAGCCAGCTCTTGTCCTTTTCCGGAAAGCAGTAGCT of the Lacrimispora indolis DSM 755 genome contains:
- a CDS encoding sensor histidine kinase, with translation MIKYLVNRYRSWGIAKKTLIILLFVSIVPVMVIEIITCVIAANTLKKQMDILVESNMKLSQKGLEDFFSEYDSIIMSIYTENEYAVKLEKLNVWDSRNYYLLKKQLEDDLENISYLHPEILGIAVVTLKKECILYDSITNSTMDSYCFPEKDKSWLNLTDETFHNTRTVYSGVISREEAGGKKRNILYLGHRIADINNYRQGTVGSILICLDETNIRETYSQENENEVNVSFLCDGGGNIISSTRADLIGTGIFDGLDGSKGELFSQTDAKIRQAVEARQIMKSKSYSIYTKPVMKDQFVLVSIRDNKEPLKDFKYIFEVIILLTILIIITSVLIMIQFAGSLQVCVEKITSAMDRAYKGDYTVQIRHTWQDEFGKIAKHFNHMVQKIDQSGKIEKEALLREKNAELKALEAQINPHFLYNTLDAINWIAIENEQFLISKMLKNLATILRYSVHKSNGVVSVRSEMEYLKQYIFLQQQRFSFSFHCIMDVDEEVLDLKMHKLLFQPLIENAIIHGFPGNTGQDEITISIRKKGDKHLVVCVEDNGKGMDEELVRELNHYDYLSGTMEGSIGVRNVIMRIKYYYGEEGHFFIESDDRGTKITAEILFEE